The genome window GTCTTTGAATCCTGGTGATTTCCAAACATTAATGGATGAAATTTCAGTATATGCTAATTTAGTAGGTAAGAAGATAAAATGAGTAAACTGAACATTTGCATAATTGGCTTAGGTCTAATCGGTGCTTCACTAGGCTTAGCAATAAAAAAGCATTTACAAAATGATGTTTATATTATAGGAATAGATAAAGCTATCGTTACAACAAACTTTGCTGTTGAAAATAATTTTGTGGATTATGCTAGTAATTTAATAGATGAAAATATTAAAAAAGCTGATATTGTGTTTTTATGTACACCAGTTTTGCAAATAGTTCCAATGGTTGAAAAGATTTTACCATACTTAAAGCCCGATGCAATATTAACTGATGTTGGTAGTACTAAAGGCTTTATTTGGTCAAAACTAAAACAAATATTACCACATGATATTGATTATGTTGCTGGACATCCGATGACCGGTAGCGAGCAAAGCGGGATTAAAGCAGCCAATGCGGAGTTGTTTAGAAATAAAGGCTATATTTTAATTCCACAAACAGCTAAAAAGGAAAAATCGGTAAAGCTTGTAAATGAATTATTGAAAGTAACAGGTGCGAATATTACAACGATGGGTATTGAAGAACATGATGCTGTGGCGGCTGTTATTAGTCACGTTCCTCATGTTGTCGCAGCAGGGTTGGTCAATATCTTAGGTAGCGCAGAAACCGATGTTGATAATAAGCTTAAATTAGCTGGTGGGGGCTTTAAAGATACGACGAGAATTGCTTCTTCTAACTCTGATATGTGGGCAGATATTTGTATCTCCAATGCTGATAATATCATTATCGAATTAGAAAAACTGCAAACTGAAATTACTGGTGTTATCACTGATATTAAAAATAATGATCGTGATAATATTTATAATTATTTTTATAAAGCTAAATGTAGAAGAGATAAGCTAATTGACGCTGCTAATAGAATATTAAAGAAATAAGCCTAATAATAAACCTGTATTCTAAATAATGCGGGTTTATTATTTTTTTATATAGTATTATAATTATATAATATGCATAGGGGGCGAAACTTTGCAAAAAGGATTAATTATTGTTAATACTGGCAACGGAAAAGGAAAAACGACTGCGGCATTAGGCTTAGCAATCAGAGCATGGGGGCAAGGTCTTAAGGTTTTGATCTTGCAATTTATTAAAGGTAGCTGGAAGTATGGAGAGTTAGCGGCAATTAGTAAAATGGATGATAATATTGTCATTATGCCATTAGGGGAAGGGTTTACTAATAAAAACCTTGAGGAAAAAGAAAAACATAAATTTGTTGCGATAGAAGCATTAACAACAGCTGAGAAAGAAGTAAAATCAAAAAAATGGGATATGATTATTTTAGATGAGATTAATTATGCCCTAAAATATGATTTGTTAGAGCTAAATTCAGTGTTGAAGTTACTGGATGAGAAAGATTCATCATTGCATTTAGTATTAACAGGTCGTGATGCTAAAGAGGAAATAATTTCTAGAGCGGATATGGTAACGGAGATGAAAGAATTAAAGCATCATTATAAAAATGGAATAAAAGCGCAAAGAGGAATAGAGTTTTAAAACCATTAGCAATATCGATATGATATTGCTAATGGTTTTAGTATCTATAATATGGGGTGGGTAATTGGAACAAGAAAGATTATGGACAAGAAACTTTGTCGTTATATCATTAGCCAGTTTTTTTGTCGCCATGGTATTTTATCTGTTGATGACAACGATGGCGTTGTTTTCAGTACAGGAATTTCAAGCTAATCAAAGTCAAGCTGGATTAGCTAGTGGAGTCTTTGTCGTAGGGGCATTAGGATTTAGACTGTTAGTTGGCAGATACATTGAACTAATTGGCAGAAAAAAAGTAGTATATGGAAGTTTATTTCTTTTCTTTTTATTAAGTTTTTTATATTGGAAAGTAGATAATTTGCAGTTCTTATTTTTAGTAAGGTTTATTCATGGGGGAGCATTTGGGGCTGCTAATACAGCTATTCAGACTATTATTATTGATAATATTCCTTTGGCTAAACGCGGTGAAGGAATTGGTTATTTTTCGCTTAGTTCGACATTAGCGACTGCGATAGGACCACTATTGGGAATTGTATTAATGCAATATTGTGGTTTTGAAATGATTTTTTTAGCTTGCAATATTTTAGCAATGATCAGTATCATATGTCTTTATTTAGCACAGATAAAAAATGTTGAACTGAATATAGAGCAAAGAAATTCCTTTAAAAATTTACATTGGCAAGATTTTTTTGAAGAAAAAGCCTTGCCAATTTCCTTGATTATGTTTGTGATGGGAATTGCTTTTTCTGGTATTCTTACGTTTATTAATTCTTATGCTTTAAGTTTGAATTTAGCTTTAGCAGCGAAATTTTTCTTTTTAATTTATGCTGTATTTATCATTATTTCAAGACCTTTTACCGGACGATTGTTAGATTTAAAAGGCGATAATTTTATAATGTATCCAGCATTGTTTGTTTATGGTATTAGTTTGTTTTTATTAAGTGAAGGTTATAATGACTATTTATTTCTTACGGCCGGAGCTTTAATTGGTTTAGGATTTGGTACTGTTATGTCTAGCTCGCAAGTTATTGCCACTAAGAAAGCACCACGACATAAAATTGGTTTAGCCACCGCTACTTTTTTCTTTGCGTTAGATTTTGGCGTAGGAATAGGACCTTATTTTATTGGATTATTAATACCTTATATCGGCTTTAGTGGAATGTATAAGCTTTTAAGTATCATTGTTATTGCAATGATACTTGCATATCATTATTTACATGGTAAATCATTTAAAAATATTACAACTAAATAATTATTATAAAAATAATAAAAATAACAGGAAAAATCATAATTTTATATAATATTAGTATAATTAGGAGTATCTATGGATGGATTTTTAATAATTGCAAACATAATTTTTATAATATTATTGTTAATAAGTAGTTTACTAACAATAATAAGTTTACCGGGCAACATTTTGCTGTTAATTAGCATGTTACTATATGGTTTGTATGATAATTTTATTCATTTAACTTATTATGATATTTTAATAGTAGTAGTCTTGTTAATAATAGGTGAAGTAATTGAATTTATTAATGGACCGGTTTTAGCTAAAGCGAAGGGTGCTTCAACTAAGACTGTCATTTTTACTGGCATTGCAATGATTATTGGTGGCGTTTTAGGTTCGATAGTATTAATAGGAATAGGTTCAATTATTGGGGCTATTTTAAGTGGTTTTTTAACAGCCTTTTACTTTGAATATAATGAAAGTAAAAATATTGAAAGTGCTAAAATTATTGCTAAAGCGATTGTTAAAGGACAAATTATGGGAGTTTTAATTAAATTTATAATAGTGCTGTTTAGTATTGGTTTTTTAATTACAAAGTTATCGTGGCAATAAATGATTGGGGGATATTAGATGACTAATTTGTTAGTAAATAACATTTATCATGGTTTTAAATTAAAGGAAATAAAAAAAATAAAAGAAATTGCGACAGAAGCATTTTTGTTTCAACATGAAATTACTGGAGCAAGATTGTTGTTTTTGGAAAACGAAGATGATAATAAGGTTTTTTCTATTTCTTTTAGAACACCACCGGCAGATAATACGGGGGTTGCGCATATTGTAGAGCACTCAGTGCTATGTGGCTCGAGAAAATTCAATCTAAAGGAACCGTTTGTAGAATTAGTAAAAGGTTCATTGAATACTTTTTTAAATGCGATGACTTTTCCTGATAAGACTATGTATCCGGTAGCTAGTAGAAATGATAAAGATTTTCAAAATCTTATGGATGTTTATTTAGATGCAGTTTTTTTTCCTAATATATACAAGTATCCAGAGATATTAATGCAAGAAGGCTGGCATTATGAAATAGAAGACAAGGCTGATGAGTTAACTTATAAAGGTGTTGTTTATAATGAAATGAAAGGCGTGTTTTCTTCGCCAGAATCAATTTTAGACAGTAAAATTTTCTCATCATTATTTCCTAATTCTACTTATGGCTTTGAATCAGGAGGAGATCCTGATGAAATTATAGATTTGACTAATGAACAATTTTTAGAATTTCACGCTAAATATTATCATCCTTCCAATAGTTATATTTATTTGTATGGTAAAATGGATATTTTAGAAAAACTACAATTTCTTAACACAGAGTATTTAAGTAATTTTACAGCTTTAAGCGTTAATTCCGCTATTGATAAGCAAGAATTGTTTACTGAATGTGTTGAAAAAATTGACTATTATCCTGTATCAACAAATGAGGAATTGCATGATAAGACATTTTTAAGTTTAAACTATATTGTGGGTGATATTAAAGAAGCAGAAGAAATGCTTGCTTTCCAAATATTAGAGCATTTGTTGTTAAAAACACAAGCTGCTCCACTAAAAAAGGCATTGGTTGATGCTCAATTAGGTAAAGATGTTTTGAGTATGTTTAATAATGACATCTTACAACCTACCTTTAGTATCATTTTAAATGGCTCAAATAAAGAGAAAAAAGCTGATTTTATTAAGGTTATAACTGAAACCTTAAATGAATTGGTGGAAAATGGTATTGATAAAAAGTTGATCGAAGCTTCAATCTCATTATTGGAATTTAAATTAAGAGAAGCTGACTTTGGACATAGCCCGAAAGGTCTAATTTATAATATAAAGTGTATGACCAGTTGGTTGTATGACCAAGATCCATTTATGTATTTAGAATATGAAACTATTCTAAATACAATTAAAAATGAGAAAGATAATAATTATTTTGAGAATTTAATTAAAAATAAGATATTAAATAATTCTCATAAAACATTAGTGATATTGGAACCAAAGAAAGGCTTAGCTGAGGAAAAAGAAGCTGAAATAAAAGCACAATTAGAAGCTGTGAAAAAAGATTTAAGTGTAGAACAAATAGATAAGTTGATTTTGCAAACTGCGCAGCTTAAAGAACGCCAAGAACAGCCTGATACACCGGAAAGTTTGGCTAGTATTCCTTTATTAGAAATTTCTGATATTAATAAGGATTCAGAAAAGCTTGTTTTTCAAGAGAAAAATGAAGCAGAGACTAAAGTTTTATTACATAATTTAAATACTAATAAAATTGCGTATTTATCATTATATTTTGATGCCGGGGTTTTACCGGAAAATTTAATTCATTATACTTATTTGTTCTCAGAACTATTAGGTAAAGTTGATACTGTTAATTATAAATATGCTGATTTGGCAAATGAAATCAATATTAATACTGGTGGTATTGGATTTGATTTATATGCTTATAGCAAAGATGAAAACTATAGTGAATATTATCCTAAGTTTAAGATTAAAGCAAAAGCTTTAATTGAAAAAATTCCTAGTTTGACAAATTTATTAACAGAAATAATGCATAATAGTTTATTTGTTAATAAAAAGAGAATAAAAGAATTAGTTGATCAGATAAAAGCTTCAATGGAAATGTCTTTAATTAGAAATGCTCAGCAAGTTGCTGCCAGTAGGGTTACAGCTTATTTTTCTGACTCTGCTAAATATAATGAGCTAGGAAGTTTGAGCTTTTATGAATTTATCAACAATTTTAGTAAGAATTTTGATGATGAGTTTAATATTTTGCAAGAGCGGTTTGTAGAAGTCAAAGAATATATTTTTAATAAAAATAACTTGTTAACAAGTATTACTTTGACAGAAGCTGAGTATAACGAGTTTGTTGTGCATTATAAGAATTTAGTAAAATCATTGAATAATCAGCCATTTGAACAGCAAAAGTATACTTTCTCATTAGTAAAACTAAATGAAGGCTTGATGACTTCAGGAAAAGTGCAATATGTCGCAAAGGGCGCAAACTTTATGAAATTAGGCTATCATTATACTGGTAGTTTAAAAGTGTTGGAAACAATTTTGCGCTATGATTATTTCTGGAATAAAATTAGAGTTCAAGGTGGTGCTTATGGCGCCTTTACTCACTTTAGAACTAATGGTAATATGGTATTTGGTTCTTATCGTGATCCTAACTTAACTGAAACGATTGATGTTTATAATGAAACGGCCAATTATTTACGTAATTTTGCTGTTTCAGAACGAGAAATGACTAAATATATTATTGGTACTATAAGTGGTGTGGATTCGCCGCTTACGCCACAAATGAAAGGTGCACTGGCTACAGAATGTTATATCAGTAATGTTAATGATATAAAAATTCAGCAAGAGCGAGCGGAAATTTTACAAACAAATCAAGATACTATTAAAGGGTTAGCTGAATTGATTGAGGCAGCGATGCAAGAAAACTATCTTTGTGTAGTTGGCAGTGAAAGTAAAATTACGCAACATAAAGAAGTATTTGGTCAAACGAAACACTTAATTTAAGGGGTAGCTATAATGAATACA of Negativicutes bacterium contains these proteins:
- a CDS encoding prephenate dehydrogenase/arogenate dehydrogenase family protein — encoded protein: MSKLNICIIGLGLIGASLGLAIKKHLQNDVYIIGIDKAIVTTNFAVENNFVDYASNLIDENIKKADIVFLCTPVLQIVPMVEKILPYLKPDAILTDVGSTKGFIWSKLKQILPHDIDYVAGHPMTGSEQSGIKAANAELFRNKGYILIPQTAKKEKSVKLVNELLKVTGANITTMGIEEHDAVAAVISHVPHVVAAGLVNILGSAETDVDNKLKLAGGGFKDTTRIASSNSDMWADICISNADNIIIELEKLQTEITGVITDIKNNDRDNIYNYFYKAKCRRDKLIDAANRILKK
- the cobO gene encoding cob(I)yrinic acid a,c-diamide adenosyltransferase, yielding MQKGLIIVNTGNGKGKTTAALGLAIRAWGQGLKVLILQFIKGSWKYGELAAISKMDDNIVIMPLGEGFTNKNLEEKEKHKFVAIEALTTAEKEVKSKKWDMIILDEINYALKYDLLELNSVLKLLDEKDSSLHLVLTGRDAKEEIISRADMVTEMKELKHHYKNGIKAQRGIEF
- a CDS encoding MFS transporter → MEQERLWTRNFVVISLASFFVAMVFYLLMTTMALFSVQEFQANQSQAGLASGVFVVGALGFRLLVGRYIELIGRKKVVYGSLFLFFLLSFLYWKVDNLQFLFLVRFIHGGAFGAANTAIQTIIIDNIPLAKRGEGIGYFSLSSTLATAIGPLLGIVLMQYCGFEMIFLACNILAMISIICLYLAQIKNVELNIEQRNSFKNLHWQDFFEEKALPISLIMFVMGIAFSGILTFINSYALSLNLALAAKFFFLIYAVFIIISRPFTGRLLDLKGDNFIMYPALFVYGISLFLLSEGYNDYLFLTAGALIGLGFGTVMSSSQVIATKKAPRHKIGLATATFFFALDFGVGIGPYFIGLLIPYIGFSGMYKLLSIIVIAMILAYHYLHGKSFKNITTK
- a CDS encoding DUF456 domain-containing protein, which produces MDGFLIIANIIFIILLLISSLLTIISLPGNILLLISMLLYGLYDNFIHLTYYDILIVVVLLIIGEVIEFINGPVLAKAKGASTKTVIFTGIAMIIGGVLGSIVLIGIGSIIGAILSGFLTAFYFEYNESKNIESAKIIAKAIVKGQIMGVLIKFIIVLFSIGFLITKLSWQ
- a CDS encoding insulinase family protein, which codes for MTNLLVNNIYHGFKLKEIKKIKEIATEAFLFQHEITGARLLFLENEDDNKVFSISFRTPPADNTGVAHIVEHSVLCGSRKFNLKEPFVELVKGSLNTFLNAMTFPDKTMYPVASRNDKDFQNLMDVYLDAVFFPNIYKYPEILMQEGWHYEIEDKADELTYKGVVYNEMKGVFSSPESILDSKIFSSLFPNSTYGFESGGDPDEIIDLTNEQFLEFHAKYYHPSNSYIYLYGKMDILEKLQFLNTEYLSNFTALSVNSAIDKQELFTECVEKIDYYPVSTNEELHDKTFLSLNYIVGDIKEAEEMLAFQILEHLLLKTQAAPLKKALVDAQLGKDVLSMFNNDILQPTFSIILNGSNKEKKADFIKVITETLNELVENGIDKKLIEASISLLEFKLREADFGHSPKGLIYNIKCMTSWLYDQDPFMYLEYETILNTIKNEKDNNYFENLIKNKILNNSHKTLVILEPKKGLAEEKEAEIKAQLEAVKKDLSVEQIDKLILQTAQLKERQEQPDTPESLASIPLLEISDINKDSEKLVFQEKNEAETKVLLHNLNTNKIAYLSLYFDAGVLPENLIHYTYLFSELLGKVDTVNYKYADLANEININTGGIGFDLYAYSKDENYSEYYPKFKIKAKALIEKIPSLTNLLTEIMHNSLFVNKKRIKELVDQIKASMEMSLIRNAQQVAASRVTAYFSDSAKYNELGSLSFYEFINNFSKNFDDEFNILQERFVEVKEYIFNKNNLLTSITLTEAEYNEFVVHYKNLVKSLNNQPFEQQKYTFSLVKLNEGLMTSGKVQYVAKGANFMKLGYHYTGSLKVLETILRYDYFWNKIRVQGGAYGAFTHFRTNGNMVFGSYRDPNLTETIDVYNETANYLRNFAVSEREMTKYIIGTISGVDSPLTPQMKGALATECYISNVNDIKIQQERAEILQTNQDTIKGLAELIEAAMQENYLCVVGSESKITQHKEVFGQTKHLI